The window GGCCCGCGACGGCACCCGGCTGGAGATCTGGGACTGCGGCGGTGGATCCTGGCAGAAGATCGACTTCCGCTCGGACGGCACCGCAAGGATGTTCGGTCTCTGCATGGACCTCGCAGGTGCGAACCAGGGCAACGGCACTCCCATCCAGCTTGCCACGTGCAACGGCGGCTGGGCCCAGAAGTTCAAGCTCAACAGTGCGCACGACCTGGTGAACACGGCGGTCGGCAAGTGTGTCGACGTCACCGACGAGAACACCTCCAACGGAACGAAGCTCCAGCTGTGGGACTGCTTCGGCACCGACAACCAGAAGTGGAGCAAGCGCTGAGCGAGGCCGGGTGAGGGGGCGCCGGCGACGCCGGCGCCCCCGTCCCGACTTCCCGGTGAATCCGCCCGGCCGCCCGAGCGGCCGCGACGGCTCCACGAACGACGGTCTCCCGTACCGCGTAGCCCCCACGGATCGGAACACGTACATGGATCTCGACGACGACGGCTTCAGCCTCGGCAAACTGCTCGACAGCACCCGGAAACTGCAGGAGGACCTGGCGCGCGCTCAGGAAGAGCTGCGCCTGCTCAGGGTGGACGGGACCGCCGGCGGCGGCGCGGTGAGGGCGACGCTCGACGGCAAGGGCGTGCTGGCGAACCTGGTGATCTCACCGGCGGTGGCCGACCCGGGCAATGCCCGGGGACTTGCCGACCTCGTCGTCTCCGCCGTCCGGGACGCCCAGCAGACGCTGGCCGACCGTCACGAGGCGCGGCTCGTTCCCGCTCTCGACTCCCTCCGCACGGGACTGCGGGACATCTCCGGCTGA is drawn from Streptomyces sp. NBC_00178 and contains these coding sequences:
- a CDS encoding YbaB/EbfC family nucleoid-associated protein; the protein is MDLDDDGFSLGKLLDSTRKLQEDLARAQEELRLLRVDGTAGGGAVRATLDGKGVLANLVISPAVADPGNARGLADLVVSAVRDAQQTLADRHEARLVPALDSLRTGLRDISG